In the Salvia splendens isolate huo1 chromosome 16, SspV2, whole genome shotgun sequence genome, TCTTGTTTGCAGGGAAAAATGCCGAGGAAGGGTGCTGTAATTTTGAAGAAAATCAATGAGAATGGAAACAGGTTTGCTTCTAAATTGGATTTGATTGGTTGTATGTTTAACGGAGACATTGTGGTAGTAGTTTCATGGTATGAAATTAGACTTAGTTCGAATATTTTCAATGTGGATTCTGATAGCATTAGGTCTTGGTTTGGTCTTTTGTGTCTACCAAATCCGTATATTTGTTATCTTAGTTGACATTGTAGAAACAAGATGCCAGACTCTGAATGAGTTCACCTGTTTAAATTGGTGTATCATTAATTCATTATGTCCATCAGTCCAGCTGACATTGGTGTTTTTGGCACGTGACTTTAATCCTATCTTAAACATTGTAGTTCAAATTCTTTCAAAATGTTAGCTTACTTTTCTTCTTCCATAAGTTATTGCCTCTCATGCTTATGAGGGAAAAACGTAGTATTTGGTGCAGATTTGAACAAGCAAACATAAATTGGCTATAACTTTTTTGCAGTGTCAATGCTTACGTTGTTTTTAAAACTGAGGAGTCTGCTCAATCATCATTGGCCCATAATATGGCCGTGGTATGTTGATGTTCCCATCTTTTACATTCTTTCTACTTCATTTTAAGACAGAAGTACATACTCAATTTGTACAACATAGTGGGCATCAGTAGTTAATTTGCTTTCATTCAGGTTGGTGGAAATCATATCCGTATTGATAAGGCATGCCCACCACGCAAGACATTGAAGGGAGATAATCCTCTATTGTACGAAAACAAAAGGACAGTCTTCTTGGGAAATCTTCCTTTTGATGTCAAGGCAAGATGTTCATATTTAATATAGAATGCCCACCACACGATATAATATCTTTGTAACATTGTTATGCATTTCTGCCTTTTCCAGGATGAGGAGATCTATCAGTTATTCTCTAATATAAAAAATCTTGAAACAAGCGTTGAAGCTGTACGGGTTATCAGGGATCCTGGATCTAGCTTGGGTAAAGGCATTGCATATGTGTTATTTAAAACTGTGGTAAGAGCAGTATATTTAAACAACGATGCATTTTCCATCTATAACTTAATCTAAGTTCTAATATATGTTTCTTTCTTATAAATGCATTTGTTTAACCAATTATATTTCTAGCATTTCtcaatttatgaattttgttttattagtaGAATGAATGTTGTCATTTATTGGTGTGATGGATATGTCTTGAGCAGGGATATTCCTTTTAATTTGTTGCTAAAATGTATTTCCATATATTCTGTTCTTTTTCATGCATTATCAAGGTAGTGACTAGGGGTGAAAGTTCTTGAAACTATGCAGCTTTTTCCAGTCATTTGCTTTGCCAAGGATGTCTTATGAACTTCTGTGATATCTGTCTTAGTCTAATCTGAGTAGTTTATTTTAGCATATGACACTCTTTCCAACTTTTTCTGCTCACAGAATCATCTTTTGCCATTCCGTTCTAAGACCTTCCATCTTTTGGCTCTCAACTCTTTTACATGTTATGCGCCTGATCATTAACTTGATTCTATGAAGGATGCTGCCAATATGGCCCTCAAGAGACGTAACTTGTGGGTTCGGAGTCGTGAACTTAGGCTCAGTCACGTTAAACCAGCCGACTCTTCTTTGAAGAGGATGAACACTTCCGAACCACAAAGCAATAGTGCTAAGAAGTTCAGAACTCCAGATGGTGGTTATAAGGCGCCAGCAAAGGCAAACGTCTCTTACCAGGGCTTGCACGCAAGCAAATCCGGTGGACAGAAGAAAGTCCGTACAAAGGTAAATACCATTTCTGCCAAATCAAAGCCTCAACCTGCTAGAGAGAAGAGTTCTGGTACGAAGAAACGGCCTGCAGTGGCTGCAAGGAAAGAAAAGGCCCTGCGGGCTGCTAATGCTTCTAACGTAGCTGGAACGAAGCGGAAGCTAGGTAATCCAGGCGCCCGTAGTGGTGGACAAAAGAAGAAAGCAAGAGCATCCAggtaaaagaataatataggaGATGTTCTTTGCGACCACAGAATTAGGAGGATCTGTTGATTTAATTTCAACACAAGGCATGCTATGcccttttttattttcctttttttcttattatttgaTGAGTTTGCCTTCATGACTATGCCTCTCAATTTGAAGGTTTCTCCGAGGTGACTTTTTGCTAACTTTGAATGCCGATGCTATTAACCATGATCAATTCATTATTTTAATCTTTTTCCTGTTAATGTTATTGTGAAATTTGTGATCATGTGCAAGTAATTTTCTTATAGTTGAAAATTTGTTATACCCTCTAATTATTATAAGCTACAGCGAAGACTTATTTTCATACGCTAAAATACTCAAAACTGTTAAATGAAACTGAATAGGTAAAAAGCTAAAATCGATGTGGAAATAGTTGAGCAAATTAATACACTCAGATTTATTTCTAGCAATAATTAAAACTTACGTCCGCATAAAAGTGTTTAAGGGTAATATAGCCTAATTAAAGAACCAATTTGTTTTTTTCCCTTCACTTCAATGTTGAACAAAGAAAACCTctaattttaactatttaagTACTCCACAAATACTTGACTAACGAGAAAGCAGATTAAAGATTGATATTAATCTGTAATCTGCAGATGATTCGTCTAATGCTTATAATAATATCATAAATGGTTAAATAATACAACAATTATGAAGGATCTATGGTATTTCAAGACATGCCCCAGATACCTTGTTAAGAATTTACAATCCACTCCCACTGGAGGAAGCTTGATGAGCTTTAAGCATCGGATCAGTTGATATGCAAACTGTGTCTGTGATGGAGCCAAAGGCGAACGGGATCAGAGACGGCGCCAAAGGTTTATATATTACATCAGAGCCATGGATAATAGCACTGCATCATCATTTCCTTTTGTTGCCTAGCAATGTGGGTGTGACAGAAACGATGCCTATCAGAAACAGAGTGGCCAAAGACTGGAAGTCATACAGGTCACCCATTGACTGTAAATCGCCAAGAGCTATTCCAGCCTGCACCAAACCGTGCATTAGAAAACTCGTTCTCCAGGTTCATCTCTTCAGTATATGTATTGAGTCATTGACACTTGCTAATGTGAATGTATGCTAAATACTACCATTACAGTCAAGCTGCATGATATTTTGTTGTACTAGTGATTGATTGGTAAATTTGCCTATTAGTTATGAGCCTACGGCACACAACagtgatttatattttttttgctgTTAGGTAAAGTAATGCTCTAAGATAATACCTTTTCATTGGCATATCCCTAGTAATTAATCAGAACACTCCAACCTATTCATTTGCCCCCATTCTCCAAGCATAGAAAATTCTCAGGCCAGACTTGTTATTCAAATATTCCATGACTACCATATAAGATAGAccaaaaatatttaaacaagTATAACGTAGGAGGAGATACCCTGACAGTCACGAAAGCAGCAGGAATGATCCCAATGAAGGTCGCCAGGAAGAATATATGGTAAGGAACATCTACAATTGGTGAAGCAACATTTATGAATGTATTTGGCAGTGTTGGAGTCACCCTTAAGAACAGCATGTAGTTTAGCAGCCCTTCACGTCTTTTAACCACctagaaaagtaagagagatcaTAGCAATGAGAAGGTGAAGTGATAGTAAATGAACTTGTATCGGGTGATGATCACCTGGCCCTGAAAGAAAGTCAATTTGTCAGGCCACAGAGAGAAGACGAGTGGTCGGccaattaatttggataagaaGAAGCAGGAAGATGCTCCCACAGTAGCAGTGAACACAACAAGAGCTACACCTTTGAACAACCCGAAAAGGGCTCCAGCAAGTAATGACATGAATACAGTTCCTGGTATCATAAAAGTCTGCATAAAAACGTAGACCAGACAATATCCCACAAGAACCTGTATGGTGTAGTCACTTGTATAGCTCTCTAGGTTATCCCttcaaatgggaaaaaaaattataatctgAATCAGTGTGTATATCTTTAAACAGGAATTCGGAAACTAAGCACAAAAACAGTGCAAACAAAAGTGAAACTcacaaaaaaatagaattgaGAATAAAATTGACAAATGACAGGAGCAGATCAAAGTACTATAGAAAGCAGAAGCGGGACAGCCCGGACCACAAGGAACAACATCTAGAATGGATACAGTGCAGCAGGAGACTAAAATATCAAATGGAAACAAGATATGGGAGTGAAAAAGTATTTAAGTCCCAGTGATGATAAATAGATTCAGCCCACTGGCGACATTGTAGCATCATTTGCATAAGTCTACTAGAGTTGTATTAATTCAGGGTTCTTATCTTGTCAGGGAGTGGTCACAAGTTAGTTCCATGAGTCTAATCCCAGTCTgcaaaaatatttaaacaatACCAcctattaaaattaattatagttCAGCTTTAGGAATGTAGATTGTTTTGAAAGAGAGAACTCTACTTCCAAGGTTTTAGTTGAGCTATGGAGTAAGGATAAATTTTATAGCAGTCTTTTTTCACTACAAGACACATTTTAAGGTTTCAACCTTAGAAATATCATAAAAATGTTAAATTTATACGACCGACCCACAGCCAAATTTATAGCACCAACCCACAGCCAAACACATAATTACATGTGGAGATGAAACAATATATGCAACAAAATTGAAAAAGCATGATAATGTTACGGTACACAAAGGAATTAAAGAGTCGaacatagtagtatattttatgtgCTCAAACGAAAATTTTCATCCAGTGATATGATCAATTAGTCATTAATTCAATTTTCAACTAAACCTCAACAGAACAGAACACTTATGCAGCTCACCCAAAATTTAAGATTTCCCAAGGATTCGTTATTTCCAAGTTTACAGCTAACTGAAATTGAAAAGTAGAGGATTACAAGTGGCTCGTATAAAAATCAGTTGATAGGGCACAAAGCTGAACTAGTAGGCATATAGGAGTATAAAACATTTAATCATGAGTCATGAGCATGTTAGACTGCTGAACCATCTGGTAAAGCTTTTTCCATGGATAAACACTAAACTTGGACAAATAATCAAACCTGTAGATAAATCGGAAAGCCATGATGCAGGAACTATGTCTTCCACAACATAtcaattttccatttttaaCTTGATCTTAGAACTTAGAATAGACTTATTTACAGCATCAGACTCAGAAGGCCTTTCTCCTCTCAAGAAGTAAAATGACCAATCCAAAATCGAATTTAAGGTTTAGTCACTAAGCTGCTTATTAGATGCGGAAACAGAGCATCTCAAAACCTAATGAAATCCGATCTATTGATTTCTTATAATtgcctctctttctctctaatttATTGGAAGAACTAACAGTTGGAGCTATGTTCTCCGAATAATGAAAGCACAATCAATCaatcgaaataaaaaaaacagccGAAAGTACAAAGTAGTACCTGAGAATTTGGAGATCTTCCAGAGAGCGTGGAAGCTTGAGGAAGGTGTAATCAGAGACAGGCATGGTGAGATACAACCCTACCAGCCCAATGAGGAAGCTCAAAACGACGCCGCTGGCCGTCGCCACCTCCCACGCCGTCAATGGAAACCTCCCCGACCCCGATTCCGCCTTGTGCTTCACTCCGCCGTTCGCCACACACTTGGCGTCCATCTTCTCAGCCAAAAATGTTCCAATCTGTCAACGACAGCAGATGATGAGCTTCAATTTGTTCTTATCCCGATTTTCTCGGATTATTTATAACTTACTGATAATGATTTC is a window encoding:
- the LOC121771475 gene encoding RNA-binding protein 34-like → MAKKQNNPLKNGDANNVSESNYASNSSTVFKTLFGEVPAANCLFSDNNPFHRKFLKAPLPIEESRLGFAGKEKIDAEYEANFENSDFSEAKKQKKRKKSKAERESSGFDAEKSKKGKKGKLKEGDNGEKNNLGSESEETVRKDYEGNGDKNEKKKRKKVKRDKVEAEYEAKRYGVNDEIDESEVVGEKKKMENPEDMVVAKEGFDDEGKLLRTIFVGNLPLKLKKKEIAKEFSQFGEVESVRIRSVPIVDGKMPRKGAVILKKINENGNSVNAYVVFKTEESAQSSLAHNMAVVGGNHIRIDKACPPRKTLKGDNPLLYENKRTVFLGNLPFDVKDEEIYQLFSNIKNLETSVEAVRVIRDPGSSLGKGIAYVLFKTVDAANMALKRRNLWVRSRELRLSHVKPADSSLKRMNTSEPQSNSAKKFRTPDGGYKAPAKANVSYQGLHASKSGGQKKVRTKVNTISAKSKPQPAREKSSGTKKRPAVAARKEKALRAANASNVAGTKRKLGNPGARSGGQKKKARASR
- the LOC121771476 gene encoding uncharacterized membrane protein At4g09580-like, producing MDAKCVANGGVKHKAESGSGRFPLTAWEVATASGVVLSFLIGLVGLYLTMPVSDYTFLKLPRSLEDLQILRDNLESYTSDYTIQVLVGYCLVYVFMQTFMIPGTVFMSLLAGALFGLFKGVALVVFTATVGASSCFFLSKLIGRPLVFSLWPDKLTFFQGQVVKRREGLLNYMLFLRVTPTLPNTFINVASPIVDVPYHIFFLATFIGIIPAAFVTVRAGIALGDLQSMGDLYDFQSLATLFLIGIVSVTPTLLGNKRK